The proteins below are encoded in one region of Belonocnema kinseyi isolate 2016_QV_RU_SX_M_011 chromosome 1, B_treatae_v1, whole genome shotgun sequence:
- the LOC117181257 gene encoding uncharacterized protein F54H12.2-like, with protein sequence MDNFDENVGLKARQKYLSAGKSIDLIGHLHCDVFNQDKFLINGVELRLRLVHSKDLFCLMDGTNGCSINIEEASLIVRRAKISSGILLAHAKALSHGTAKYPITRVEVKALSLHSSVHSETLDNIILGHMPKRIIIGFVDNIAFNGNGNKNPFNFQNYKINHLSLYVDGTQVRYKPLQPSFGDKKLYVEAYQTLFSGTGIHFLNEGNNIDRENYPAGNCLFAFDLTPDLSANCYSHWNLVKHGSLRIEVRFEDALTSTINCLVYAEYDNVLEIDSSRQIIVDFSV encoded by the coding sequence ATggataatttcgatgaaaatgtgGGATTAAAAGCTCGCCAAAAATATTTAAGTGCTGGTAAATCTATTGATCTTATTGGACACCTGCACTGTGATGTTTTTAACCAGGACAAATTTCTTATCAATGGTGTGGAATTGAGACTACGACTAGTACACTCAAAAGATTTATTCTGTCTTATGGATGGCACAAATGGCTGTAGTATAAATATTGAGGAAGCCTCACTAATTGTGCGTCGAGCAAAAATTAGTTCCGGTATTCTATTAGCGCATGCAAAAGCTCTATCGCATGGTACTGCAAAATATCCTATTACACGTGTCGAGGTAAAAGCTTTGTCTCTACACTCAAGCGTTCACTCTGAAACGCTTGATAATATTATTCTCGGTCACAtgccaaaaagaataataattggaTTTGTGGACAATATTGCATTTAACGGAAACGGaaacaaaaatccttttaattttcaaaattataaaatcaatcatCTTTCACTTTATGTTGATGGTACTCAGGTACGTTATAAACCACTACAGCCATCATTTGGGGATAAGAAGTTGTATGTCGAAGCTTATCAAACGTTATTTAGCGGAACTGGTATCCATTTTCTGAACGAAGGAAATAATATTGATAGAGAGAATTATCCTGCAGGAAACTGTCTGTTCGCCTTTGATCTTACACCTGATCTCTCAGCAAACTGTTACTCTCACTGGAATCTTGTAAAACATGGTAGTCTCAGAATTGAAGTACGATTCGAGGACGCCTTGACTAGTACTATTAATTGTCTTGTATATGCGGAATATGATAATGTTCTAGAAATAGACTCGTCCAGACAGATTATTGTCGACTTTAGCGTTTGA